One part of the Pseudopipra pipra isolate bDixPip1 chromosome 3, bDixPip1.hap1, whole genome shotgun sequence genome encodes these proteins:
- the DHX57 gene encoding putative ATP-dependent RNA helicase DHX57, whose amino-acid sequence MSSAVRKRGKPNRGGGRGRGGGGGRGGSGRGGSGRGGGSSGRSNKPQLGGNRKCSAKIWDDGDDFCLFEEPRLESRSNAPARRGGQMKQRPEARMPLQTIHMTSENQRRVKELLQELQGQELAPESDVAGEDDDESDYLDDEQCWSTEQELSEVIPRLSAEPAEHRVVENEVSSFAVHKLSRYGFDCERCRTVLRSCNGNIGASLEYLLLQCFTERYGEKMQVSAAAAEASQEECLEQRQEEAFALRSICGEKFVERIKNHVWTFSLELEYLANRLSKSKQKSGCSTDTAKPTPKEICKFYLQGGCRFGSKCRFAHEFPPNHPLKPSKNSVDDAHLRHSDGPIYELEVRFPEENKYPLQAPLVAFYSTDENLPLACRLHIAEFLFGKALVAAESHEPVVYTLVTCLEDEHEISELLGNTQHKYSVPLVSLLATPPVKLQTESTPGSHQPSEASTVSEPQEESVAEEEEEEEEPEQVVVENESYVNLKKKLSKKYDVQAKSLYNENVKLCAQFRQRKSSRHFQSMLYERQKLPAWQERENILDLLKSHQVLVVSGMTGCGKTTQIPQFILDASLQGSPSRVANIICTQPRRISAISVAERVAKERTERIGLTVGYQIRLESVKSSATRLLYCTTGVLLRRLEGDLTLQGVTHVIVDEVHERTEESDFLLLVLKDIMVQRPDLRIILMSATLNAELFSQYFHSCPIINIPGRTFPVDQFFLEDVLAMTRYVLEDCSPYRRKAKQESKQNGRHKRTAFEEVEEDLRRAGLLEGTDTVVRDSDPDQKLTLKQLVTRYKGVNKAVLKTMSLMDLDKVNLELIEALLEWIVAGRHSYPPGAVLIFLPGLAEIKILYEQLQTNALFNNRHSKRCVVYPLHSSLSSEEQQSVFLRPPAGVTKIIISTNIAETSVTIDDVVYVIDSGKMKEKRYDPGKGMESLEDTFVSKANALQRKGRAGRVASGVCFHLFSSHHYNHQLVKQQLPEIQRVPLEQLCLRIKILEMFSAQSLHSVLSRLIEPPRTESLQASKVRLQDLGALTPDEKLTPLGYHLASLPVDVRIGKLMLFGTIFRCLDPALTIAASLAFKSPFVSPWDKREEANKKKLEFAVGNSDYLALLQAYKGWRLSIKEGSQASYNYCRENFLSGRVLQEIASLKRQFAELLSDIGFVKEGLRARDIEKKWSQGGDGVLDATGEEANSNAENFKLISAMLCAALYPNVVQVKKPEGKYQKTSTGAVKMQPKAEELKFVTKNDGYVHIHPSSVNYQTRHFESPYLVYHEKIKTSRVFIRDCSMVSVYPLVLLGGGQVHMQLQKGEFVISLDDGWIRFVAASHQVAELVKELRCELDQLLQDKIKNPSMDLCMCPRGSRIIGMIVKLVTTQ is encoded by the exons ATGAGTTCAGCagtgaggaaaagaggaaagcccaacagaggaggaggaagggggagaggaggaggaggagggagaggaggcagtgGAAGAGGAGGcagtggaagaggaggaggcagcagtggcCGTTCAAACAAGCCTCAGCTTGGTGGAAACAGGAAATGTTCAGCCAAAATTTGGGATGATGGAGATGATTTTTGTCTCTTCGAGGAACCAAGGCTGGAATCCag atcAAATGCCCCTGCCAGAAGAGGAGGGCAAATGAAACAGAGACCTGAAGCAAGAATGCCTCTGCAGACCATACACATGacatcagagaatcagagaagaGTGAAAGAACTTCTTCAAGAGCTTCAAGGGCAGGAGCTGGCTCCTGAATCAGA TGTAGCtggtgaagatgatgatgaatcTGATTACCTCGATGATGAACAGTGCTGGTCAACAGAACAGGAACTTTCTGAAGTAATACCAAGGTTGTCTGCTGAGCCAGCTGAGCACAGAGTTGTAGAAAACGAAGTGTCTTCATTTGCTGTGCACAAACTCTCCAG GTATGGTTTTGACTGTGAGCGTTGTAGGACAGTGCTGAGATCCTGCAATGGTAATATTGGGGCATCGTTGGAGTATTTGCTATTGCAGTGCTTTACCGAAAGATATGGAGAGAAGATGCAggtttctgcagcagctgctgaagccAGTCAAGAAGAATGTTTAGAACAGAGACAAGAAGAAGCTTTTGCCCTCCGGTCAATCTGTGGAGAAAAATTTgtagaaagaattaaaaatcacGTTTGGACTTTTAGTTTGGAATTGGAGTACCTGGCAAACAGACTCAGCAAATCTAAACAGAAGAGTGGTTGTAGTACAGACACAGCAAAACCGACTCCAAAGGAAATATGTAAATTTTATCTCCAAGGAGGCTGCAGGTTTGGTTCAAAATGCAGATTTGCACATGAATTCCCTCCAAACCATCCACTAAAACCATCCAAGAACTCTGTAGATGATGCTCATCTCAGACATAGTGATGGTCCCATATATGAACTTGAAGTAAGAtttcctgaagaaaacaaatatccACTTCAAGCACCTCTTGTGGCATTTTATTCCACTGATGAGAATCTGCCTCTTGCTTGTCGTTTACACATTGCTGAATTCCTCTTTGGAAAGGCCTTGGTAGCTGCAGAGTCTCATGAACCAGTGGTATATACCTTAGTGACTTGCTTAGAAGATGAACATGAAATAAGTGAGTTACTTGGCAATACTCAGCACAAGTACAGTGTTCCTCTTGTGTCCCTGCTGGCAACACCTCCTGTAAAGCTACAAACAGAGAGTACACCTGGTTCACATCAACCGTCTGAAG CCTCAACAGTGTCAGAGCCTCAAGAAGAGTCAgtggcggaggaggaggaggaggaagaagagcctGAACAAGTTGTTGTGGAGAATGAGAGTTACGTGAACCTCAAGAAAAAGCTTTCCAAAAAGTACGATGTGCAGGCGAAGTCTCTGTATAACGAAAATGTTAAACTCTGTGCACAGTTTCGGCAGAGAAAG TCTTCTAGGCACTTCCAGTCCATGCTGTATGAAAGACAGAAGCTCCCTGCATggcaagagagagaaaacattctGGATTTGCTGAAGAGCCACCAAGTTCTTGTTGTGAGTGGCATGACAGG ATGTGGCAAAACCACTCAGATTCCTCAGTTTATTTTGGATGCTTCGTTGCAAGGATCTCCAAGCAGAGTTGCAAACATCATCTGCACTCAGCCTCGCAGGATCTCTGCCATTTCTGTGGCTGAACGTGTAGccaaagaaagaacagaaaggaTTGGACTCACTGTTGGATATCAGATCCGTCTAGAAAGTGTAAAG TCCTCAGCTACCAGACTCTTGTACTGCACTACTGGTGTGCTGTTGAGAAGGCTGGAAGGAGATCTGACTTTGCAGGGAGTCACACATGTTATTGTTGATGAAGTTCAcgaaagaacagaagaaag tgACTTCTTGCTGCTGGTTTTGAAGGATATAATGGTTCAGAGGCCAGACCTGCGCATTATACTCATGAGTGCCACCCTGAATGCAGAGCTTTTTTCTCAATACTTTCACTCCTGTCCAATTATTAACATACCAG GTAGAACATTTCCTGTGGATCAGTTTTTTCTGGAAGATGTGCTTGCAATGACAAG GTATGTTTTAGAGGACTGTAGTCCCTACAGGCGGAAGGCAAAGcaagaaagcaaacagaatGGGAGACACAAAAGGACGGCATTTGAAGAAGTAGAGGAGGACCTGAGACGTGCTGGCCTTCTGGAAGGCACAGACACCGTTGTCAGAGATTCAGATCCAGACCAAAAATTAACTCTGAAGCAACTCGTTACACGATATAAAG ggGTTAACAAGGCAGTGTTGAAAACAATGTCTCTCATGGACTTGGACAAAGTTAATCTGGAGTTAATTGAAGCCTTACTGGAATGGATAGTTGCCGGCAGACATTCATACCCACCAG GTGctgttttgatatttttgcCTGGTCTGGCAGAAATCAAGATTCTTTATGAGCAGCTTCAGACTAATGCTCTTTTTAATAACAGGCACAGCAAGAG GTGTGTTGTTTATCCGCTTCACTCCTCACTGTCTAGTGAAGAACAGCAATCTGTGTTCCTCAGGCCTCCTGCAGGGGTTACCAAAATCATCATCTCTACAAACATTGCAGAAACATCTGTCACCATTGATGATGTGGTCTATGTGATTGATTctggaaaaatgaaagagaaaag ATATGACCCAGGCAAAGGAATGGAAAGTCTGGAAGATACATTTGTGTCCAAGGCCAAtgccctgcagaggaaagggCGAGCAGGCCGTGTAGCCTCAGGCGTCTGCTTTCATCTTTTCAGTAGCCACCACTACAACCATCAACTTGTAAAACAGCAGTTACCAGAAATACAGAGAGTGCCTTTGGAGCAGCTCTGTCTAAG AATTAAGATCCTGGAGATGTTTTCTGCACAGAGTCTTCACTCTGTCCTATCACGACTAATCGAGCCCCCTAGAACCGAGTCTCTGCAAGCATCAAAGGTGCGACTACAAGACTTAGGAGCGTTAACTCCAGATGAAAAGCTCACCCCTCTGGGATATCACTTAGCTTCGCTGCCTGTTGATGTCAGGATTGGGAAGCTGATGCTGTTTGGCACCATCTTCCGCTGCCTGGATCCCGCACTAACGATCGCTGCCAGCCTGGCCTTTAAGTCCCCTTTT GTGTCACCATGGGATAAAAGagaagaagcaaacaaaaagaagttGGAGTTTGCAGTAGGAAACAGCGACTACCTGGCTCTTCTCCAGGCCTATAAG GGATGGCGTTTAAGTATCAAAGAGGGCTCTCAAGCAAGCTACAACTACTGCAGGGAGAACTTTTTGTCAGGAAGAGTTCTTCAG GAAATTGCCAGTCTGAAGCGGCagtttgcagagctgctttctgaCATTGGGTTTGTGAAGGAGGGATTAAGAGCCAGGGACATTGAGAAGAAGTGGTCCCAAGGAGGCGATGGTGTGTTGGATGCCACAGGAGAAGAG GCAAATTCAAATGCAGAGAACTTCAAGCTGATCTCAGCTATGTTGTGTGCTGCTCTGTATCCCAACGTTGTCCAG GTGAAAAAGCCAGAGGGTAAATACCAGAAGACCAGTACAGGAGCAGTCAAAATGCAACCAAAAGCAGAAGAGCTGAAGTTTGTTACCAAAAACGATGGTTATGTTCACATTCATCCTTCATCTGTGAATTATCAG ACCAGGCACTTTGAGAGCCCCTACCTGGTGTACCACGAGAAGATCAAGACGAGCCGCGTGTTCATCCGGGACTGCAGCATGGTGTCCGTGTACCCGCTGGTGCTGCTCGGGGGCGGGCAGGTGCACATGCAGCTGCAGAAGGGGGAGTTTGTCATTTCCCTCGATGACGGGTGGATACGGTTTGTGGCTGCTTCTCACCag GTGGCTGAGCTGGTGAAAGAGCTGCGCTGTGAACtagaccagctgctgcaggataAAATCAAGAATCCCAGCATGGATTTGTGCATGTGCCCCCGTGGATCTCGGATCATCGGGATGATTGTAAAGCTTGTGACCACACAGTGA